The stretch of DNA CCTCTGCACTATGGGCTTTGTGTGCTGCAGTTGTCAGGGTAACCTGAAGGACTCCTTGTTTGTGTTTGGGTTCTGCATGCcagcaatggggaaaaaattgaGCAGAAGTGAAGACTGTAGACAGAAAAACATGGGTAATGTGGCAGCTGTGCTGTTCCTCAGGTCCAGATCGGGCTCGGGGTAGGGGTCTGTGTGTGCTGCAAGGGCAGGAATTTGATGTCCCCATGGGAAGAGACACCAGCATCTCCCCATGCCTCAGAGTGAAGGAGGGTCCCCACCTCTGTCTATAGAGTTCTGTGCGGGTCTCTTCTGTGGCTCTTCCTGAAGGGCGTCCCCAAGGAACACTCTTCCCTGGGGCGCTGCCATGGTCCCAGCTCTCAACCCATGATGTTCTGAGGCACTGTGGTCTGCAGGGGGTGATtatgctggagctgggctgtgtggagcagggagctgtgatCCTGATGCTGGAGAAAAGTCAACAAAGATCAGCAGGATCCACTGAGGATGTAAACCTCCAGTGTCTGCTGCGGGTgttgctggctctgcagcacatTGAAGTGTTGGTGTCACCAGCCCCAGTGGTGTCACCAGCCTCATTAATGCCACCAGCACCAGTGGTGCCACAAGACCCAGTGGTTTCACCAACCTCATAGACGCCACCAGTCTAAGGTGCCACCTGCCTCACTGGTGCCATCAGTCTCATTGCTGTTACCTGTCATGGTGGTGCCACCAGCTCTGGTGATGCTCCTAGCCGTATTGATGCCACCAGCACTGTTGGTGCCACCAGTTATGACGGTGCCACCAGCCTCTTTGGTGCCATCCAGCCTTGTTGGTGCTATTAGCCTCTGGGGTGCCACCAGCCTCTTTGAAGCCACTGGCCTCATTGGTGCCACAGCTCCAGTGGTGCCACTGTGGTGCATGCATCCCTGCACCACTTACTCTGCCACAGGCACCCACCCTTGCTTGGCCCTTGGCCTGGCAGGCTCGTGGCACTTTCTTGGATAGCgcagctcctgcacagcccaggACCGATCTCCCAGGGTTATTTCTGAATCACAGGACAGGAAGCTTTTAGAGGTTTAAGCCGAGATGAATAATGTGCTCATTTCCTTGTGCCGACTACAAAGCACCTGCTCCAGGGGATTTATGGAGTGCCACTCTCTCGCACTCGCGGCACTGCTGCCCACCcggatgtttttattttcacgGAATGGCTGGTGGGTGCCAAGGCCTGTTTTCCCAAACACCCCGCGCCTTCCCATCATGCTTCTTACAAAAAGTGGCTGAGGGCAGTGGTGGGGCACACTCGGGTACCCCCTGGTGCCAGAATGTGGCCCCAGGCAGGGTAGGGTGCACGGTACCTCTGGATGCCAGCAGCCGTGGGGTGGGAGCATGCAGGAGGAGATGTGTCCGGGGTGCAATGCTGGGTGGGGTGGCACAGGTACAGAAGGGCTGTAGAGGGAagagcagctcctctctgcGGGCAGCTGTGGCAAAGGAGGATAAGGGGTGCATGCAGCCAGCCTGACTTGGAGCAGGTGGCATGGAGCAGCCACCGCTGGGATAAACAGACTAGAGATAGCGTGGgagagagggctggagcatgcTGGAGAGGTGTGGGCCACAATGGAGAGGGATGGAGCATGAGGACAAGGAATGGTGTATGATGGAGGTGATGGACCTTGTGGGAGAGGACTGGGGTATGTGGAAGAGGCATGGAGCATATTGGAAAGGAATGGGCCATGAGAGCAAGCAGCTGAGCATGATGGAGAGGGGTGGACCACAATGTTGAAAAAGGATGGACCACAATGGAGAAGGATGGAGAATGAGAGCAAGAATGGAACATGAGGACAAGGATGGACCACAACAGAGAAAGATGGACCATGACAAAGGTGCATGCAGCATGAGGGTGAGCAAGAGGGTGTGAGACCGTGAAAGAGGTCCAGAGGGTGGTGGAGCACTGGGAAGCATCAGGGAGCATCAGAGTCTGTCTGGGAGCATGCTGCGAGTCTCAGGGTGCAGTGCGAGgtgtcccagagagcagagcccagcctgAACCCCAGCCCTAGGCAGGCACTCCCTCCTGCAGCCTATGAATAATGTGACATTGAGGTTTTGATCATGCCCCTTCTGCTTTGTCCTCtttctggagcagcagccacagTTGCTTCAGTCCTGCAGGAACCAGGCTGACACTGACCCAGCTCGGCCCAGTGATAAGTTGGGTCAggcttttttttgctgtttagagagaaaataaagtgcTTGTGGGGAGCAGGAGCCAAGCTCCCCAGTGCCTAAAACAGCAATCGCAGCACTTCCTTGGATTTATGGTGTTTGCTTTCACAATGCCAGCCGGGATCCTGTttgcttcctgctctgcagctgcagcctgagctgaagGCTCAGGAGATTCAGGTTTTATAACACTCCTGGATCCTGCCGATGGCAACTTGTCCATCATCTTTTATGACCCACGCACctcctgtggggctgggctgggctgctgccatcCCGTCCCATTGCCCACCTCCGGCTGCCCCTGGCAATGAGGTCCCCTTCCCAGCGCTGTGCGCTGTGCgcaggggctgagctgcaccAACATGGGCAGGATGCTGAGACACAGATGtcacctcctcctgcagggTCTTGGGATGCTCGGGGCTGGTGGCAAGCACCAGAACTGGCCGCCCCATGTCACCTCAGGGACAGAGCAGAGTAGCACCAGACCGCAGCATCCCAGTACCCAAGCTGCAGCTCCGTCCATCCCCATCCACTGCCTTCCGAGCCTGGAGCCCCGGCGGTAGGAGCTGGGCCACCCCACAGCTACCCCCTCCCCAGATTTTTGGCGTCCCTCTGGGAGCCAACCATCGGGGCCTCCAAATGAAAAGCATGACTTTTGTTTAACATATTCTCTGCTCGGTGGTGAAACGAAGATGGATTAGTTCATTGTGGTTGCTAGCGTGCTAGACTCCTTTTTCCAAACACACAATAGAAATATTCGTTTACCGCCCCAACGACAGAGACTTTTATCCTCCTTATATAGTAACAACTCTGCTCCAGAGGGCgattttcatttgttactgATACACTCCTGCCCACAGCCTGTGGGCTGTAGTTTATCCATGGGTACCCTAAGCTCCTCTGATTTATTACCACCTCTTCCAGCCGATTGCACGTGCTGCCCTctgcttccctttttttttccccttgatttgggatttcttttcagaaacagactCTCTTCCCCACCCGTTTGGCCAAGGCAGTGGGGTGGCAGCTGGGGGCCGGGGGATGCAAGATGGTGTGGGGACCTGGGTCCGCAGAGGGATGTGCCTCGAAACCCAAAGGTGGCGAATCCAAAGCGGATAAGAggaagggtgttttttttttgtttttttttttttctccctgcttaaTTAGGCTGCCACAGGAAAGCACTCAGGCCAAAATTTAGTGGGATTCAAGGAGGGATTGGACATCTACGCGGATAACAGAAATATCCAGCTATAACAGCGGATGCCAACACAAATTCTGGAAGGGATATTAAGCCTCACGCGTCAGGGTGTAAACCTATCCCAAACAAGGCAGCTTAACATTGGGCAGATGACCCACGAAGGCTGCTGCTACTGCAGCCGCCAGCGGGCAGGACCAtggccctgctccctgctgcagcagcaccctcTGCAGAGGGCAAcaaacctctctgggcagtcacCATCCAAAGTGCCCTGCTATTGCCCACATCTCCCATCCTCTCTCCTTGGCTGCTGAGAACCACCTGAGTACTACAACCTGGAGACAGTCAGTGGAGGCAAGGGACTGTGGCAGCCCTCTTGTGCATGCTCCCAGCCAAgccctttcttcccctctcagGTCACCTGTTGGCCAAATCCGCCCGATTTCATCCCTCTTGTCACATCCCTCCTTTGCAGTTGCCCACCTTCTGGGAGGaactgctcagctctggcaCCCAGATGCTGCAGGTGGTATGGCCCCATGCTCACCTTGGCACCACCAAGCTGAGCCTTGGGGCCATCATGGACATACAGAGCCCTATGTCACTGGGAATCACTGCACTACCTGACCTTGGCCAAGGAGACCAGCCCTCATCCTCAGCCCTCTCTAGGGGCTTGGAGATGGGGGAATTCACCCCACAAGCTGGGTGTGAGCACCTCCACACCCACCAGGGACAGCACTGGTTGCCGATGTGGTGCCTGTCCCACTCCACACACTGGGATGCTCGGACACCTTGCTATGATGCAGCATGACAGGGGGTGCCTGGAGTTCTACCCCTGCTTGGGAGCCAGgggtgcccagcaccatgcCAAGGGCAACCCCACCAGGGTCCCTTGGATCTCCCCTTGCCGCTGAGCCCAGCACCCACAGGGGCTTCCAACTGGAGACATTTCTGGAGGGCATGAATCAGCTTTTCACAGCTTGTTAAAAATCTTGATCCTACCTCTTGTTTTCATGCCTTTCAAATCAGGAAATGAGTTTTACAACTTTTCCAGTGGGGCACAGCTGGTGGCCAGGGTCGTAAAGCTGAACTTTATAAATATCTCTTGTTGGGATCAGGGGAAGAGCATtaaaaaggcagagagagagagaaagagagagaaagagagggaagggaaagaagcaaagacagaagaaaagcaactcGGCAGGACTGTTAAGAGCCCAGCTCAACGATGGCCATGACCATGAGAGTGCAGAAGACAGCGTGCACCTGGGGCAGGCTctgcctccttctctccctcttccttcagctgccagGCTCCCAGGCCAAATGCTACTTCCAGGCTAAAGGTAAGCAGGGAGGCAAGCTGGGAGGATGTGGATGCTGGGAGAATGCCTTGGCTTTCCCCAAGGCAGCTGGGCTCAGCCATGCAAAGAGCTACACAGGTTGTGCTGAGCCTGGGAGCATAATCGTGGGCCAGTGATGACTGGAAGGAGCAGTCTATAAACCACAGAACAGCTCCCCAGGGTTCTGGCTGAGAAATAGCTTGCTGGGCCATGAATTGCTCCTGGCAGGAGCCTGACTGTGGCCAAGATGCAGGACCAGTAGCACAGGGAGGAGGGCTGCCTGCCTGTCCTTCCAGGGGCACAGGGATGCCCAAACTCAAAGTGACACTGGATGTGACCTCTTCAAAGAACCAAGAGTCACCTGCCTCTGCCCTAAGTCACCAGGATGGATGAGAGCATCTCCCTTTGTGTCTACTTGGGCTTCCCAAACCCACCCAGATCACAGGAGGAGAGGCCACCAACCATTTTCCATGTcacagggaggaggggaagtgaTGATATCCCCGTATCTTTTCAGGGCAGAGGGATGCCAGTGGGGCTCCTGCACACCCTCAATGCTTATTGCCACTATTTCCTTTGCAGCTCCCTGCGAGTATGAGGGGAAGCAGTTCTCCCTTGGTGAGTCGTGGCTGAGCACTAACTGCCTGCTGTGCACCTGCCTGCACCCCATTGGCGTGGGATGCTGCGAGACGTGAGTGAGGGACgctggggaagggcagcagtAGGGCTGGTGGTGGCACATGTGACAGAGCAACCAGCAGAGTCCCGgggatcatagagtcatagaaggtcttgggttggaagggaccatagAGATCATTGTGTtccagccatgggcagggttgccaaccactaaatcaggcactaggCCAGGGGATGTGGGGAGCAAGGGATGGCAGTGGGACAAGAGGTGCTACAGAGGGGTCTGTGGACATCAGACACGCTGGAGCTGGCCTGGGAAAtatgggagctgctgctccctaGTACAGCCCGGGGAGCTGACAGCACCATGCCctctcctgcagcacccagcaccccaTCGACTTCCCTGACTGGTGTGAGGCCCACTACGACACGCAGACCTGCCAGATCTCAGTGGTGCAGAAGGCCAACCCCAGCCTGCCGTGTGTGAAGAGCATGGAGCACGAGTGGGGCTCAGCCGGCACCTCCGAGCCACTGAACAACAAGGTGCTGGATGCAGGGCTTAGCAGATAAAGAGTGCACAGCCTCGCTGTCAGCCCCGCTCCTCCAGAGCACAACTCCTGCATGCTCCAGACCTGCCCCATCCCGTAGACATCACTGCAGCCACCTTCCAGGGAAACCACTATCCATGCACTATTTTACTCAGCTAACATTTACACCCTAGCGCTGCCACAGTACAGCTTTGCTTCTGCCTTCAGCTTCTTGAACTCAGCTGGGGCCCCTTCCCCACATGACATCGTTCTCAAGATGAGTGGTGGGCCAGGGCACACAAACCCCCAGCGGGATCAGCGGGCCCTGAGATGCGACTTTTTTGGGAATGCGGATCCCAAGGCATGTCCATCCAGGTGCACAGGGAACTTCCAGCTCCTAAAGGGCCCCAGGACCAAATTACACCACATCCAGCTGCAAGCTAAGCAGCTCCCACCAAGAACCCAGTTCCTTTGCCCTGCAGCCACTGGGAGCTCCGTGGGAAGCAGTGGCACTGAAGCATGACATGTGCTCTGGCCAGTCCGTTCTCTGCCCCTAAGCACATGAAGCGTAACCTGCTTCTTGAACCACTAATGTCCATTCTCCTGGAACCAGAGCTCTCTGTGCCAGCCCTTGGCAACACTACAACAGAGCCAGCCCTGGGTAGGCAGCAGAACACTGGGCATGTGGGGAAAACTGCTGTTCCCAGGAGGAGCCTAGCCCCCTGTGCAGGCTGCCCCAtctcagctgcaggaagctgggTGCCCCGCTGGTGTTCAGGGAGCTGAAGCAACCTGTCTGTGCCAGCACGGAGCTGGCTGCCCTGACAGCCTGCCCCAGCTGGTGCCgtgcctgtgctgtgcagagccttGTGTAgatgtttctgttctttcaatAAAGGTATTAAACAAAGTGGTCTCCAGTCAGTGACTACTGAACACTTGTACTGCCTCTCCCCCAGAAAGGATGCAGGAATAATGGTCTTTTTAAGgctgaattttgcattttctggtgTTTATTAGATTTCCATGCAAAGAGGAAAACTCTCTGAAAGGTCTGGTAGAAATGCAGAGCTGGCTGTTGAGCAGAGAGACCTCTATCCCAGCTCCTGAATGCCCAGTGTGCATTCACTTCAGCTCCTCAAGGATCCCAAGACCAGCAAGACACCTTTGAGCAcaggagcagaaggagagaACAGCCCAGGTGCTCAGCATTTCACAGCTTTGGATCATCACTATGCTGCTGCCACCTTGCTCCATCTGGAGCTGCCACAGCATTTGGCCACATCCAGCCCAGCATAAGCTGGCAGCATGAGACTGGCGTGCGGGACCTTCATGCAAAGCCAGCATGGGGCTTCTCTGAAAAGCTCCAGGATCTTTGGGCTGGGCCATTCTCTCCTGAGAACTTGTTGTGGGGTAAAGGTACATGCAAGGCCATTCCCTGGGAAGCAGATCTTGTTGCAGCAAGGGCTGCAACTCACACGCTCACACAGGCACAAAGGGTCAGGCCCTCAGCTGAAGGCTGTGGCACAGAGCACTACAGCAGGCGCAATGCCCTTCTGCCCACCGGCAGGACAGACC from Numida meleagris isolate 19003 breed g44 Domestic line chromosome Z, NumMel1.0, whole genome shotgun sequence encodes:
- the MSMP gene encoding prostate-associated microseminoprotein, with product MAMTMRVQKTACTWGRLCLLLSLFLQLPGSQAKCYFQAKAPCEYEGKQFSLGESWLSTNCLLCTCLHPIGVGCCETTQHPIDFPDWCEAHYDTQTCQISVVQKANPSLPCVKSMEHEWGSAGTSEPLNNKVLDAGLSR